Proteins co-encoded in one Ziziphus jujuba cultivar Dongzao chromosome 9, ASM3175591v1 genomic window:
- the LOC107427272 gene encoding probable E3 ubiquitin-protein ligase ARI8 — MDSEDDFGCDYDDDDFYFAGDDDNNDSATAAAAAVDSDDEEEADVAADYEFSDNYPDDSNEIASNRHQQNFSILTEADIYQRQEDDINRVSTVLSISKAAATILLRHYNWNVSKVHDEWFADEERVRRVVGLREKEKEEQPIAVVDRPNKLSKLTCGICLEAYPSDRILYTSEANCGHPFCSECWTGYISTAINDGPGCLVLRCPEPSCAAAVGLDMIGSLASNGEIGKYSRYLIRSYVEHSRKIKWCPAPGCEYAVDFVFGSSGNYDVTCRCSFSFCWNCSEDAHRPVDCETVAKWTAKNSSESENTTWILAKTKPCPKCKRPIEKNHGCMHMTCREPCKFQFCWLCLSAWSGHSCNRYERAKHDEDEKKREMAKKYIERYTHYYERWATNESSRQKAIADLQQMQTVNLEKLSGIQCQPVTQLKFITEAWLQIIECRRVLKWTYAYGYYLPDHENAKRQLFEYLQGQAESGLERLHHCAEKELQQYVNAEEPSEGFIGFRSKLAGLTSVTGNYFENLVQALENGLSDVKAHGSCSRAASSKNLGETSSKVRGSRGSRNIDEWGYWSCEHCTFANVKTATICHMCYQRR, encoded by the coding sequence atggattCGGAGGATGATTTCGGGTGCGATTATGATGACGATGACTTCTATTTCGCCGGAGACGACGACAACAACGATTCTGCAACCGCAGCCGCCGCCGCCGTAGATAGCGATGACGAAGAAGAAGCAGATGTTGCCGCCGATTACGAGTTCAGCGATAACTACCCGGACGATTCGAATGAAATCGCTTCGAATCGCCACCAGcagaatttttcaattttgaccgAAGCAGATATTTATCAGCGCCAAGAAGATGATATCAATAGAGTATCCACTGTGCTTTCCATATCAAAAGCTGCCGCTACCATACTGCTCCGCCACTATAATTGGAACGTCAGTAAAGTTCACGATGAGTGGTTTGCAGACGAAGAAAGAGTGCGGAGGGTTGTTGGGTTAagggagaaagagaaagaggaacagCCGATTGCTGTTGTTGATCGTCCAAATAAGTTGTCTAAACTGACTTGTGGGATCTGTTTGGAAGCCTATCCCAGTGATAGGATATTGTATACTAGTGAAGCTAATTGTGGTCATCCATTTTGTAGTGAATGCTGGACTGGTTATATTAGCACAGCCATTAATGATGGCCCCGGATGTTTGGTGTTGCGATGTCCTGAACCATCTTGTGCTGCTGCTGTTGGTCTAGATATGATTGGTAGTTTGGCTTCCAATGGAGAAATAGGGAAGTATTCTCGTTACTTGATCAGATCATATGTTGAACACAGTCGGAAGATCAAGTGGTGTCCAGCTCCTGGATGTGAGTATGCTGtggattttgtttttggaagtAGTGGAAATTATGATGTTACATGTCGTTGCTCGTTTAGCTTTTGCTGGAATTGTAGTGAGGATGCACACCGTCCGGTTGATTGCGAAACAGTTGCCAAATGGACAGCGAAAAACAGTTCCGAGTCTGAAAATACCACCTGGATATTGGCTAAAACCAAACCCTGTCCAAAGTGCAAACGTCCAATTGAGAAAAACCATGGATGTATGCATATGACTTGCCGTGAGCCTTGTAAATTTCAGTTCTGTTGGCTTTGCCTCAGTGCGTGGTCGGGCCATTCATGTAACCGTTATGAAAGAGCAAAGCATGACGAGGacgaaaaaaaaagagagatggccaaaaaatatatagagaGGTATACTCATTATTATGAAAGATGGGCAACAAACGAATCGTCTAGGCAAAAAGCAATTGCAGACTTGCAGCAAATGCAGACTGTGAATCTTGAGAAGCTAAGTGGCATACAGTGCCAACCTGTGACACAGTTGAAGTTCATAACAGAAGCTTGGCTTCAGATAATTGAATGCAGGCGTGTTCTGAAATGGACATATGCGTATGGCTATTATTTACCTGACCATGAAAATGCCAAGAGACAGTTGTTTGAGTACTTGCAAGGTCAGGCCGAGTCCGGGTTGGAACGACTTCATCATTGTGCAGAAAAGGAGCTACAACAATACGTCAATGCAGAGGAACCATCAGAAGGCTTCATTGGGTTCCGCAGCAAACTTGCTGGACTGACCAGTGTGACAGGAAACTATTTTGAGAATTTGGTTCAAGCTCTAGAGAATGGTCTATCAGATGTGAAGGCGCATGGTTCCTGTAGCAGGGCAGCTAGCTCAAAGAATTTGGGAGAAACAAGCAGTAAGGTGAGAGGTAGTAGGGGCAGTAGAAATATTGATGAATGGGGCTATTGGTCATGTGAGCATTGCACCTTTGCTAATGTCAAGACAGCTACCATCTGTCATATGTGCTATCAACGCCGCTAG